CATCAAGTGCATCTTCAAGCAGTAGATATCCGTTGTCGTGAAAGAAGGAAACTTGAGATTCAGTTAAACGCATAATTGCGTCCTCCTTGCACGGAGGCACGCCATCACGATGATAGTGATCGCGTGACCTCCGAGTTGTATTGTAGGGCGTGGCTTATAAGCCTATATTGCACTATCCCCATCGCTGTTCTGGTGGATCGAAGACAAATCCGTGAAAAAACTTCCGCTGTTCCGGTGAGAGTTGCTTGTTATAGAAGGTTTTCGGATATCCCCAATGTTCCTGTGAGGCGATCATCCACGGATGCTCGTAAGCGTAATAGAGCATTTCGCGAGAACCCGCCGGTTTTGTAAAGATGCCAGCGGAATGCCAAACGGCGTTGTGGAAGAGGATCGCGCTCCCCGGTGGCGCGCACACCTCCAAAGCACCGGGATATTCGTAAGGATGACGGAGGTCTTCATGGCTCGGGTCATACATCGCCGTGTGGCTACCCGGTAGGAGCCACAGATTGCCCTGACCGCCTTCTGTCATGTCCGTCAGATAATAGCCGATTTTGAGTTGCAAAAACGGGATCGGACGCAGGTTACGATAGCCTTCATCGTGTCCATCGATATGCCACCCCATCGAACGCTCCATGAAATCCGAAGCGTGCTCGACAATGGCATCCGAAGCGTGATGGTGCGGCATTTTGTTGAGCAACCCCGTGACGTATGGCAGAATCGGTTGCCAATCCAGGAGTTCCAAAAACGCCGGATGGTCCCCGAGAATATAGAAGATACGGGTGCTTTTCGCACCGTGGATGTGTGTCAT
This Candidatus Poribacteria bacterium DNA region includes the following protein-coding sequences:
- a CDS encoding phytanoyl-CoA dioxygenase family protein, with product MPYELTHAEKFFFENNGYLVLEDFLAASHVETLRSALAEVIEKRREREEKGSTETGMTHIHGAKSTRIFYILGDHPAFLELLDWQPILPYVTGLLNKMPHHHASDAIVEHASDFMERSMGWHIDGHDEGYRNLRPIPFLQLKIGYYLTDMTEGGQGNLWLLPGSHTAMYDPSHEDLRHPYEYPGALEVCAPPGSAILFHNAVWHSAGIFTKPAGSREMLYYAYEHPWMIASQEHWGYPKTFYNKQLSPEQRKFFHGFVFDPPEQRWG